A genomic window from Candidatus Methylomirabilota bacterium includes:
- a CDS encoding aspartate aminotransferase family protein: MAVQAAELIKSDQDHLIHPLHHPSDHLEPMVYVKGRGATITDIQGREYIDGLAGLWNTNVGHGREELAKAAAAQMSELAYFSAYAGSSNIPAVQLAEKLISISYPNMQGVFFTCGGAESNESAFKTARFYWKAKGKPDKVKVISRFNSYHGVTLQAMSATGMPPYWKMFEPRVPGFVHIPTCYPYRQEGAKPGETAGQTAARLLEEAILREGADTVAAFIAEPIHGGGGVIYPSDDYFPLVRKVCDKHQVLFIADEVITGFCRTGHWFAMTHWNVLPDIMSFAKGVSSGYLPLGGIMVSKDVKEAMDSVKPEDKWMHAYTYSGHPTCCAVGLKNVEIMERERLAERSAALGMRLHKALHAAFDSHPNVGDIRSGKGLLAAVELVEDKATKKSYGADQKIGARLMQEMSKRGVITRARMENIFFCPALVITEEQLDRMVSVTQEAVKAVTGK; this comes from the coding sequence ATGGCCGTGCAGGCCGCAGAGCTGATCAAGTCCGACCAGGATCACCTGATCCACCCGCTGCATCACCCGAGCGATCACCTCGAGCCCATGGTCTACGTCAAGGGCCGCGGCGCCACGATCACCGACATCCAGGGGCGAGAGTACATCGACGGCCTGGCGGGGCTCTGGAACACCAACGTCGGCCACGGCCGAGAGGAGCTGGCGAAGGCCGCCGCGGCGCAGATGAGCGAGCTGGCCTACTTCTCGGCCTACGCGGGCTCGTCGAACATCCCGGCGGTGCAGCTCGCGGAGAAGCTCATCTCGATCTCGTACCCGAACATGCAGGGGGTCTTCTTCACGTGCGGCGGGGCCGAGTCGAATGAATCAGCGTTCAAGACGGCGCGCTTCTACTGGAAGGCCAAGGGCAAGCCCGACAAGGTCAAGGTGATCTCGCGCTTCAACTCCTACCACGGCGTGACGCTCCAGGCGATGAGCGCCACCGGCATGCCGCCCTACTGGAAGATGTTCGAGCCCCGGGTGCCGGGCTTCGTCCACATCCCGACCTGCTACCCGTACCGCCAGGAGGGCGCCAAGCCTGGCGAGACGGCGGGGCAGACCGCGGCGCGCCTGCTCGAGGAGGCGATCCTGCGCGAAGGCGCCGACACGGTGGCGGCCTTCATCGCCGAGCCCATCCACGGCGGCGGCGGCGTCATCTATCCGAGCGACGACTACTTCCCGCTGGTGCGCAAGGTGTGCGACAAGCACCAGGTCCTCTTCATCGCCGACGAAGTAATCACCGGTTTTTGCCGAACAGGTCACTGGTTCGCGATGACGCACTGGAACGTGCTGCCCGACATCATGTCCTTCGCCAAGGGCGTGTCCTCGGGCTATCTCCCGCTCGGCGGCATCATGGTCTCCAAGGACGTCAAGGAGGCCATGGACTCGGTCAAGCCCGAGGACAAGTGGATGCACGCCTACACCTACTCGGGGCACCCGACCTGCTGCGCCGTCGGCCTCAAGAACGTGGAGATCATGGAGCGCGAGCGGCTCGCGGAGCGCTCGGCCGCGCTCGGCATGCGCCTGCACAAGGCCCTGCACGCGGCTTTCGACAGTCATCCGAACGTCGGCGACATCCGTTCGGGCAAGGGGCTGCTGGCGGCCGTCGAGCTGGTCGAGGACAAGGCGACGAAGAAGTCTTACGGCGCGGACCAAAAGATCGGCGCGCGGCTCATGCAGGAAATGAGCAAGCGCGGCGTGATCACGCGCGCGCGGATGGAGAACATCTTCTTCTGTCCGGCGCTGGTCATCACCGAGGAGCAGCTCGACCGGATGGTCTCGGTCACCCAGGAAGCCGTCAAGGCCGTCACCGGCAAGTAG
- a CDS encoding gamma-glutamylcyclotransferase family protein: MDAEPLLFVYGTLMRGFRLHALLAGRADSVGAGEVAGLLFDLGRYPAALRDGGGVIRGEVYRLKDPGLWLALDSAEGSQYHRGEVGVRLAGGRQVTAYIYWYVGPVSQAVPIPGGDYRAHLPAQSIYHR; encoded by the coding sequence GTGGACGCTGAGCCTCTGCTCTTCGTGTACGGCACGCTCATGCGCGGCTTCCGGCTCCACGCGCTGCTCGCGGGCCGCGCCGACTCCGTGGGCGCAGGCGAGGTCGCCGGCCTCCTCTTCGATCTGGGCCGCTACCCGGCCGCGTTGCGGGACGGAGGCGGCGTGATCCGCGGCGAGGTCTACCGGCTCAAGGACCCCGGCCTCTGGCTGGCGCTGGACTCCGCCGAGGGCAGCCAGTATCATCGCGGGGAGGTTGGGGTGCGGTTGGCCGGAGGGAGGCAGGTCACGGCGTACATCTACTGGTACGTCGGGCCGGTCTCCCAGGCCGTGCCGATCCCCGGCGGCGACTACCGGGCGCATTTGCCCGCCCAGTCCATTTATCATCGCTGA
- a CDS encoding alpha/beta hydrolase, translated as MGARLLRRLLIPEFSLLRIVLSLAFIYAAVLGWVWVSSDRMIFLPPAKSYRDTPDVLRLTTAGGERIAAVYLPNPGATYTVLFSHGNGEDLGWVLPLLPVLRDLGFSVLAYDYRGYGLSDGQPSERNVYADIDAAYEYLTQNLRVPPERIILYGRSLGAGAAVDLAARRFVGGLVLESPFLTAFRVVTWIPVFPVDKFRNVDKIGRVRCPVLVMHGEADEIVPLWHGRRLFERAPGPKTLVVIPGAHHNDFMWVAGARYAAALRDFESLLRGR; from the coding sequence GTGGGCGCCCGTTTGCTCAGGCGTCTGCTGATCCCCGAGTTCTCGCTCCTCCGCATCGTCCTCTCCCTGGCGTTCATCTACGCCGCCGTCCTTGGATGGGTGTGGGTCAGCTCGGACCGCATGATTTTCCTGCCTCCAGCGAAGAGCTACCGCGATACGCCCGACGTTCTCAGGCTGACTACCGCCGGCGGCGAGCGGATCGCCGCGGTCTACCTTCCGAACCCTGGGGCGACGTACACGGTGCTCTTCAGTCACGGCAACGGGGAAGACCTGGGCTGGGTGCTGCCGCTGCTGCCCGTCCTGCGAGATCTGGGCTTCAGCGTGCTCGCCTACGACTACCGCGGCTACGGTCTCTCCGACGGGCAGCCGTCAGAGCGGAACGTCTATGCCGATATCGATGCCGCGTACGAGTACCTGACGCAAAATCTACGAGTTCCGCCCGAGCGGATCATCCTCTATGGCCGCTCGCTCGGGGCAGGCGCGGCGGTGGACCTGGCGGCGCGCCGATTCGTCGGCGGGCTCGTTCTCGAGAGCCCCTTCCTCACGGCCTTCCGGGTTGTGACGTGGATCCCGGTCTTCCCCGTCGACAAGTTCCGCAACGTGGACAAGATCGGCCGGGTGCGATGCCCCGTGCTGGTCATGCACGGCGAGGCCGACGAGATCGTGCCGCTCTGGCACGGCCGGCGCCTCTTCGAGAGGGCGCCTGGGCCCAAGACCTTGGTCGTGATTCCGGGCGCGCATCACAACGATTTCATGTGGGTGGCGGGCGCCCGCTACGCCGCCGCGCTGCGTGACTTCGAGTCCCTGCTCCGTGGACGCTGA
- a CDS encoding thiamine pyrophosphate-binding protein, producing MPTVAEILIDGLRRAGVQRIFGVPGGGSNLELLEAARAQGLSFVLCHQESAACIMAAVTGELGGAPGAVLSTLGPGVSASATGLAHAFLDRSPLIYLSDRHSTSALGFATHQAFDHAAFLAPVVKGSLTITAESAGHWVAHAAQLAMKEPRGPVHIDLPADVAGQPAVPFATTATPAPLPQPAAADLDSAVALIKKAKRPVVLAGLQCRAADAKWLRAFAEALPAPVLTTYKAKGALPDPHPLAMGVFTGGALEEPVVGRADLIIAFGLDTVELIPRRWSYTAPVLTLVRGPSGGPGRSAVGGGGYFSPALEVVGDLGLILEELAPRLHQHHADWDVVEVDRLRRERQRALEIGVPGLAPHRVVQITRELTPAGTIATTDAGAHMFQAAEYWQAVEPGEFLISNGLATMGFALPAAIAAQLAFPEQRVVCFTGDGGFMMVAAELETAARLRLPITVIVFNDAALSLIEIKQEQKGYAGASMRYGGPDLALLARSFGVTAWTAADESGFARALVAAQAAPGPTLIDARIDPSGYRRMLEIVRGAPRA from the coding sequence ATGCCCACCGTCGCCGAGATCCTGATCGACGGCCTTCGCCGCGCCGGAGTCCAGCGCATCTTCGGTGTCCCGGGCGGCGGCTCCAACCTCGAGCTGCTCGAGGCCGCGCGTGCGCAGGGTTTGTCCTTCGTCCTCTGCCACCAGGAGTCCGCCGCGTGCATCATGGCCGCCGTGACGGGCGAGCTCGGCGGCGCTCCGGGCGCGGTGTTGTCAACGTTGGGCCCCGGCGTCAGCGCCAGCGCGACCGGCCTCGCCCACGCCTTCCTGGATCGGAGCCCGTTGATCTATCTCTCTGACCGCCACTCTACCTCGGCGCTCGGCTTCGCCACGCACCAGGCCTTCGACCACGCGGCCTTCCTGGCCCCCGTCGTGAAAGGCAGCCTCACCATCACGGCGGAGTCGGCCGGCCACTGGGTCGCCCATGCAGCCCAGCTCGCGATGAAGGAGCCGAGAGGCCCCGTGCATATCGATCTGCCGGCGGACGTTGCGGGCCAGCCTGCCGTGCCGTTCGCGACGACGGCGACGCCCGCGCCGCTGCCACAGCCGGCCGCTGCCGATCTCGATAGCGCGGTGGCGTTGATCAAGAAAGCCAAGCGGCCCGTGGTCCTGGCGGGGCTTCAGTGCCGCGCCGCCGACGCGAAGTGGCTGCGCGCCTTTGCCGAAGCGCTGCCCGCGCCCGTCCTGACCACCTACAAGGCCAAGGGCGCGCTGCCTGATCCTCACCCGCTGGCGATGGGCGTGTTCACGGGCGGCGCGCTCGAGGAGCCCGTGGTTGGTCGCGCCGACCTCATCATCGCATTCGGCCTCGACACGGTCGAGCTGATCCCGCGCCGCTGGAGCTACACAGCCCCCGTGCTGACCTTGGTGCGGGGTCCCTCTGGCGGGCCTGGGCGAAGCGCTGTCGGAGGCGGGGGCTACTTCTCCCCGGCACTCGAGGTGGTGGGCGACCTCGGCCTCATTCTCGAGGAGCTGGCGCCGCGGCTCCACCAGCACCACGCCGACTGGGACGTGGTCGAGGTGGACAGACTGCGCCGCGAGCGACAGCGCGCGCTCGAGATCGGCGTGCCGGGGTTGGCGCCGCATCGGGTGGTCCAGATCACCCGCGAGTTGACTCCAGCTGGGACTATCGCGACCACGGACGCCGGCGCCCACATGTTCCAGGCCGCCGAGTACTGGCAGGCTGTGGAGCCGGGGGAGTTCCTGATCTCGAACGGTCTCGCGACTATGGGCTTCGCGCTGCCGGCGGCCATCGCCGCCCAGCTCGCCTTCCCCGAGCAGCGGGTGGTGTGCTTCACGGGCGACGGCGGCTTCATGATGGTCGCGGCCGAGCTCGAGACGGCCGCGCGACTGCGCCTGCCCATCACCGTCATCGTGTTCAACGACGCGGCGCTCTCGCTCATCGAGATCAAGCAGGAGCAGAAGGGCTACGCCGGCGCGTCCATGCGCTACGGGGGGCCCGATCTTGCGCTCCTCGCGCGCTCGTTCGGCGTGACGGCCTGGACTGCGGCGGACGAGTCGGGCTTCGCCCGCGCGCTCGTCGCCGCGCAGGCCGCGCCGGGACCGACGCTGATCGACGCGCGCATTGATCCATCCGGCTACCGCCGCATGCTCGAGATCGTGCGGGGCGCGCCGCGGGCGTGA
- a CDS encoding acyl dehydratase has protein sequence MSAMARRPSPAWDDVQEGEELTGFSLELTPTRMVAQVSGTQDFYPIHHDREFAQQAGHKDIFINTAFIRGCLCRVVTDWMGDDGFVKSLGFQMRRPNFAGETIAAHGRVKKKGPDGRVDLDLWLENAGEVTVPGTATVILPVRS, from the coding sequence ATGAGTGCAATGGCGCGCCGGCCAAGTCCGGCCTGGGACGACGTGCAGGAAGGGGAGGAGCTGACCGGCTTCTCGCTCGAGCTGACGCCGACGCGCATGGTCGCCCAGGTCTCGGGCACCCAGGACTTCTACCCGATTCACCACGACCGCGAATTCGCCCAGCAGGCCGGGCACAAGGACATCTTCATCAACACGGCCTTCATCCGCGGCTGCCTCTGCCGCGTGGTCACCGACTGGATGGGCGACGACGGCTTCGTCAAGTCGCTCGGCTTCCAGATGCGGCGGCCGAACTTCGCCGGCGAGACCATCGCGGCCCACGGGCGCGTCAAGAAGAAGGGCCCGGACGGCCGCGTCGACCTCGATCTGTGGCTCGAGAACGCGGGCGAAGTGACCGTCCCAGGCACCGCGACAGTGATCCTGCCCGTTCGGTCCTGA
- a CDS encoding MaoC family dehydratase N-terminal domain-containing protein, whose amino-acid sequence MAYDVKAVKKQWEGYETPLRWGRYPVEHEPIRRHCQMLDDMNPRFLEDGHCPPVMVDYFASLGPYPPADYDIFPVVRQIPTPGDRLINLNQEFEWFQPVKVGDRLGASHKVIAIHQRGTKLDPLSVWIRTETTIVNQKEDVVAKRTNQILVHRTPEEIATGVSRA is encoded by the coding sequence GTGGCCTACGACGTCAAGGCGGTGAAGAAGCAGTGGGAGGGGTACGAGACCCCGCTCCGATGGGGGCGCTACCCGGTCGAACACGAGCCCATCCGCCGCCACTGCCAGATGCTCGACGACATGAACCCGCGCTTTCTCGAGGACGGGCACTGCCCGCCCGTGATGGTGGATTACTTCGCCTCCCTCGGGCCGTACCCGCCGGCCGACTACGACATCTTCCCGGTGGTCCGCCAGATCCCGACGCCCGGCGACCGGTTGATCAACCTCAACCAGGAGTTCGAGTGGTTCCAGCCCGTGAAGGTGGGCGACCGCCTCGGCGCCAGCCACAAGGTGATCGCCATCCACCAGCGCGGCACCAAGCTCGACCCGCTCTCGGTCTGGATCCGGACCGAGACGACGATCGTCAACCAGAAGGAGGACGTCGTTGCCAAGCGGACCAATCAGATCCTCGTCCACCGCACGCCCGAAGAGATCGCCACGGGGGTGAGCCGGGCATGA
- a CDS encoding pyridoxal phosphate-dependent aminotransferase produces MNFAERMSRLGTESAFEVLARAKALERQGKEIVHLEIGEPDFDTPAHIREAAKRALDDGATHYGPAAGLPELREAIAKDIGGTRNIPVAPEEIVVTPGAKPIMYFVITALVNPGDEVIYPNPGFPIYESVINFVGGVPVPIPLREESDFGFDMAAFEKAASKKTKLIIINSPQNPTGGVLGMDQLGRIAEIAVKYQIPVLTDEIYKAFLYEGEFASITRFPGMRDLAIILDGFSKSYAMTGWRMGYGVMPVPLAEHVARLMVNSNSCTASFTQWAGIAALQGDQMPVRQMVAEFKRRRDIIVAGLNALPGVTCRTPKGAFYVFPNIKAIKRPSSEVAEAILQEGGVAVLGGTAFGQYGEGYLRLSYANSEANIRKALDRMRPVLARLAG; encoded by the coding sequence ATGAATTTTGCCGAGCGCATGTCACGGCTGGGTACCGAGTCCGCCTTCGAGGTGCTGGCCCGCGCCAAGGCCCTCGAGCGGCAGGGTAAGGAGATCGTCCACCTCGAGATCGGCGAGCCGGACTTCGACACGCCCGCCCACATCCGTGAGGCGGCCAAGCGGGCCCTCGATGACGGCGCCACGCACTACGGCCCAGCCGCCGGGCTGCCCGAGCTGCGAGAGGCGATCGCCAAGGACATAGGCGGAACGCGCAACATCCCGGTGGCGCCCGAGGAGATCGTGGTGACGCCGGGCGCCAAGCCCATCATGTACTTCGTGATCACCGCGCTGGTGAATCCGGGCGACGAAGTCATCTATCCGAACCCGGGCTTCCCGATCTACGAGTCGGTCATCAACTTCGTGGGCGGCGTCCCCGTGCCCATCCCGCTTCGCGAGGAGAGCGACTTCGGCTTCGACATGGCGGCCTTCGAGAAAGCCGCCTCGAAGAAGACCAAGCTCATCATCATCAACTCCCCGCAGAATCCGACTGGCGGCGTGCTGGGTATGGACCAGCTCGGCCGCATCGCAGAGATCGCCGTCAAGTACCAGATCCCCGTGCTGACCGACGAGATCTACAAGGCGTTCCTCTACGAGGGCGAGTTCGCGTCGATCACGCGCTTCCCCGGGATGCGCGATCTCGCCATCATCCTGGATGGTTTCTCCAAGAGCTATGCAATGACGGGCTGGCGCATGGGCTACGGCGTCATGCCGGTGCCGCTCGCTGAGCACGTCGCCCGACTGATGGTCAACTCGAACTCCTGCACCGCCTCGTTCACCCAGTGGGCGGGCATCGCCGCGCTCCAGGGCGACCAGATGCCGGTGCGCCAGATGGTGGCGGAGTTCAAGCGCCGCCGGGACATCATCGTCGCGGGGCTCAACGCGCTGCCGGGGGTGACGTGCCGGACGCCCAAGGGCGCCTTCTACGTCTTCCCCAACATCAAGGCGATCAAGCGGCCCTCCAGCGAAGTCGCCGAGGCCATCCTCCAGGAAGGCGGCGTGGCCGTGCTCGGCGGCACGGCCTTCGGCCAGTACGGCGAGGGTTACCTGCGCCTGTCGTACGCCAACTCGGAGGCCAACATCCGCAAGGCGCTCGACCGGATGCGCCCCGTCCTGGCTCGCCTCGCCGGCTAA
- a CDS encoding SUMF1/EgtB/PvdO family nonheme iron enzyme, giving the protein MMAPIILDAMELVEVAAGWFWMGWEEGHPGERPRHRVWLDGFAIAHAPVTNAEYSRFLEAAEAAPPPWWGDPRFSDPGQPVVGVNWFEASLYCDWMSSASRGRCRLPTEAEWEKAARGGLEGARFPWGNDRPVSAAFDRPPQITETAANPLGLVALSGVCHEWCLDWEDGMYYATSPERNPQGPPHGTRRVSRGGAWRHQDPWSPVAHRSSLPPDLRYSDYGFRLVRTAD; this is encoded by the coding sequence ATGATGGCGCCGATTATACTCGACGCCATGGAGCTGGTGGAGGTCGCGGCGGGCTGGTTCTGGATGGGCTGGGAGGAGGGGCATCCTGGCGAGCGTCCTCGCCACCGCGTCTGGCTCGATGGCTTCGCCATCGCCCACGCTCCAGTGACCAACGCCGAGTACAGCCGCTTCCTGGAGGCGGCGGAGGCCGCTCCCCCGCCCTGGTGGGGCGACCCGCGCTTCAGCGATCCGGGGCAGCCCGTGGTCGGCGTCAACTGGTTCGAGGCGTCGCTGTACTGCGACTGGATGTCGAGCGCGAGCCGCGGACGCTGCCGGCTGCCGACAGAAGCCGAGTGGGAGAAGGCGGCTCGCGGCGGGCTCGAAGGCGCGCGCTTCCCGTGGGGCAACGACAGGCCGGTGTCAGCGGCCTTCGACAGGCCCCCCCAGATCACGGAGACTGCCGCCAACCCGCTCGGGCTGGTCGCGCTCTCGGGCGTCTGCCACGAGTGGTGTCTCGACTGGGAGGACGGAATGTACTACGCGACATCACCCGAGCGGAACCCGCAGGGGCCGCCGCACGGCACGCGGCGCGTCTCGCGAGGCGGCGCCTGGCGGCACCAGGACCCGTGGAGCCCCGTCGCCCACCGCTCCTCCCTGCCGCCCGACCTGCGCTACTCCGACTACGGCTTCCGGCTGGTTCGGACTGCGGACTGA
- a CDS encoding Rid family detoxifying hydrolase has translation MAKKFVVQTNKAPEPLQGAPYSQAMKVDNLVFVSGQIALKPGETALTGSSVGEQTEQIFANLKAILDSCGSRLDRMVKATVFLARMEDFAEMNLVYKRHAGTQPPARSTVQVAKLPAGALVEIEVIAHT, from the coding sequence ATGGCGAAGAAGTTCGTGGTCCAGACAAACAAGGCGCCCGAACCCCTCCAGGGCGCGCCCTACTCGCAGGCCATGAAGGTGGACAATCTCGTCTTCGTCTCCGGCCAGATCGCTCTCAAGCCCGGCGAGACCGCGCTCACGGGCTCATCCGTTGGCGAGCAGACCGAGCAGATCTTCGCCAACCTCAAGGCCATCCTCGACAGCTGCGGCAGCAGACTCGACCGGATGGTCAAGGCCACGGTGTTCCTCGCGCGGATGGAAGATTTCGCCGAGATGAACCTGGTCTACAAGCGCCACGCGGGGACGCAGCCGCCGGCCCGCTCGACCGTCCAGGTGGCGAAGCTGCCCGCCGGCGCGCTCGTCGAGATCGAAGTCATCGCTCACACGTAA
- a CDS encoding DinB family protein encodes MGQSAGRIPKLPPLELGARLDRILACTGRLLAALPVSALDHKPPQRDRSVRDLAFHVFRLSLAYVDGMDMGELRESWLQEKAPPDLVDGPAVARYGALVRGRVSGWFEGAGPSEYARTIEVCYGPQNGHDLLERTTWHAARHLRQLYALAADLGVTPPEPLPTSDFEGLPLPASLW; translated from the coding sequence ATGGGTCAGTCGGCAGGCAGAATTCCCAAGCTGCCGCCGCTCGAGCTCGGCGCGCGGCTCGACAGGATCCTGGCATGTACCGGACGTCTGCTGGCCGCGCTCCCCGTCAGCGCGCTCGACCACAAGCCGCCCCAGCGTGACCGGAGCGTGCGGGATCTGGCCTTCCACGTCTTCAGGCTGTCGCTGGCCTATGTCGACGGCATGGACATGGGTGAGCTCCGCGAGTCGTGGCTCCAGGAGAAAGCGCCGCCGGACCTCGTCGACGGCCCGGCGGTCGCGCGCTACGGCGCGCTCGTGCGCGGGCGCGTCTCCGGCTGGTTCGAGGGCGCCGGCCCTTCCGAGTACGCTCGCACCATCGAGGTCTGCTACGGTCCGCAGAACGGCCACGATCTGCTCGAGCGCACCACGTGGCACGCGGCCCGGCACCTCCGCCAGCTCTATGCCCTGGCCGCCGACCTCGGCGTCACGCCGCCGGAACCGCTACCCACATCGGACTTCGAGGGGCTGCCGCTCCCGGCAAGCCTCTGGTAG
- a CDS encoding enoyl-CoA hydratase-related protein — protein MGYETIRYDVEDAVATITLNRPLAYNALNLALGRDLFHATLDADEDRAVRCIVVTGAGKAFCAGGDVKDFNDSPDRIGILIKELTTYLHGSVSRLTRTAKPVVMAVNGIAAGGGMSLALCGDLVVAAESAKFTMAYSRIAASPDGSSSYFLPRMIGLRRALELHYTNRVLSAREAMDWGLVNRVHPDAEFPAAVAALATELAQGPTLAFGRAKLLFHQSTQESLETQMELEAQAIAASGHTEDFKNGVAAFAKKQPVVFHGR, from the coding sequence ATGGGTTACGAGACCATCCGCTATGACGTCGAGGACGCGGTCGCGACCATCACGCTGAACCGCCCCCTTGCCTACAACGCGCTGAACCTGGCGCTCGGCCGCGATCTCTTCCACGCCACGCTCGACGCGGACGAGGATCGCGCGGTGCGCTGCATCGTCGTGACGGGCGCGGGCAAGGCGTTCTGCGCGGGTGGCGACGTCAAGGACTTCAACGACAGTCCCGACCGCATCGGCATCCTCATCAAGGAGCTGACGACCTATCTCCATGGCTCGGTTTCGCGGCTCACCCGTACGGCCAAGCCCGTCGTCATGGCCGTCAACGGCATCGCCGCCGGGGGCGGTATGAGCCTGGCGCTCTGCGGGGACCTCGTGGTCGCGGCCGAGTCGGCCAAGTTCACCATGGCGTATTCCAGGATCGCCGCCTCGCCCGACGGCTCGTCTTCCTACTTCCTGCCGCGCATGATCGGCCTGCGGCGCGCGCTCGAGCTCCACTACACCAACCGAGTGCTCTCGGCCCGCGAGGCCATGGACTGGGGGCTCGTCAACCGCGTCCATCCCGACGCCGAGTTCCCGGCAGCGGTGGCGGCGCTGGCCACAGAGCTCGCCCAAGGGCCGACGCTCGCCTTCGGCCGGGCCAAGCTCCTCTTCCACCAGTCCACGCAGGAAAGCCTCGAGACCCAGATGGAGCTCGAGGCTCAGGCCATCGCCGCCAGCGGCCACACGGAAGACTTCAAGAACGGCGTCGCGGCGTTTGCCAAGAAGCAGCCGGTGGTCTTCCACGGCCGATAG
- the pyk gene encoding pyruvate kinase, translating to MRRTRIVCTIGPASREPLMLRKLVAAGMDVARLNFSHGTHDEHAAAIRAIRDGEAEWGHPVTIIQDLQGPKGRLGNFVGGRAMLLAGEPFVLTAETVPGTAARASLDDPKLFASLKPGDQIWMDDGTIQLVVERVEAREAHCRITAGGVVSDHKGVSLPGLPLPVSCLTAKDKDDLRFGIEHGVDYVAVSFVRSSSDIQEVRKFLLEQRASLPIIAKLERAEIVANLPGILALVDAVMVARGDLGLEVPLEEVPIIQRDVIRQARLAKVPVIVATQMLESMVTYLRPTRAEVTDVATAIFEGADAIMLSAETASGRHPVEAVEVMSRVAARAERETSRAAALPPRPEAYGFPEAVAESACRAAEVLHAKAIVAFTQSGFSARLISSERPDVPVVALTPFPEVQRRLGLYWGVSSRLVRKVETTDEMVHEVEATLLGDGTVRNGDVIVIISGAPMWVTGTTNLLKLHRVGDRR from the coding sequence GTGAGACGCACGCGGATCGTGTGCACCATTGGCCCGGCCAGCCGGGAGCCGCTCATGCTCCGCAAGCTGGTCGCGGCAGGCATGGACGTCGCGCGGCTCAACTTCTCCCACGGTACTCACGACGAACACGCGGCCGCGATCCGCGCCATCCGCGACGGTGAAGCCGAGTGGGGTCACCCGGTCACCATCATCCAGGACCTCCAGGGCCCCAAGGGCAGGCTCGGCAACTTCGTCGGCGGCCGCGCCATGCTCCTCGCGGGCGAGCCCTTCGTGCTGACGGCCGAGACGGTGCCGGGAACGGCCGCGCGCGCCTCGCTCGACGACCCGAAGCTCTTCGCCTCGCTCAAGCCCGGCGACCAGATCTGGATGGACGACGGCACGATCCAGCTCGTCGTCGAGCGGGTGGAAGCGCGCGAGGCGCACTGCCGCATCACGGCCGGCGGGGTCGTGTCCGACCACAAGGGCGTGTCGCTGCCGGGGCTGCCGCTGCCGGTCTCCTGTCTCACGGCCAAGGACAAGGACGATCTCCGCTTCGGGATCGAGCACGGCGTGGATTACGTCGCCGTGTCGTTCGTGCGCTCCTCCTCCGACATCCAGGAGGTGCGCAAGTTCCTCCTGGAGCAGCGGGCGAGCCTGCCCATCATCGCGAAGCTCGAGCGCGCGGAGATCGTCGCCAACCTGCCGGGCATTCTCGCCCTCGTGGACGCGGTCATGGTGGCGCGCGGCGATCTCGGCCTCGAGGTGCCGCTCGAAGAGGTGCCGATCATCCAGCGTGACGTGATCAGGCAGGCGCGGCTCGCCAAGGTGCCCGTCATCGTCGCCACGCAGATGCTCGAGTCCATGGTTACCTACCTCCGCCCCACCCGGGCAGAAGTGACCGACGTCGCCACGGCCATCTTCGAGGGCGCGGACGCGATCATGCTGTCGGCCGAGACGGCTTCGGGCCGGCATCCCGTGGAGGCGGTCGAGGTCATGTCGCGCGTGGCGGCCCGCGCCGAGCGCGAGACCTCGCGGGCCGCGGCCCTGCCGCCTCGCCCGGAGGCGTACGGCTTCCCCGAGGCCGTCGCGGAGTCGGCCTGCCGCGCCGCCGAGGTGCTCCACGCCAAGGCCATCGTCGCTTTTACCCAGTCGGGCTTCAGCGCGCGGCTTATCTCCTCCGAGCGGCCCGACGTGCCGGTGGTGGCGCTCACGCCCTTTCCGGAAGTCCAGCGTCGGCTCGGCCTCTACTGGGGGGTCAGCTCCCGCCTCGTTAGAAAAGTCGAGACCACGGACGAGATGGTCCACGAGGTCGAGGCGACCCTCCTCGGCGACGGGACGGTGCGCAACGGCGACGTGATCGTCATCATCTCGGGCGCGCCCATGTGGGTCACCGGCACGACCAATCTCTTGAAGCTGCACCGCGTCGGCGATCGCCGTTAA